The proteins below come from a single Triticum aestivum cultivar Chinese Spring chromosome 5D, IWGSC CS RefSeq v2.1, whole genome shotgun sequence genomic window:
- the LOC123125704 gene encoding blue copper protein 1a-like yields the protein MASKQMLVAVFAAAALAVAFLPGLAVATEHMVGDDKGWTLNFNYTAWAETKQFVAGDTLVFKYNSPAHNLVEVGGPDFLSCTKPANAVVLTTGEDRVTLDKAGRKWFFCAVSQHCQNGMKLKITILETAPPTPQPAPTNPAGKLQVRFGEAAAAVTALAMAVLVL from the exons ATGGCGTCCAAGCAGATGCTCGTCGCCGTATTCGCCGCGGCCGCCCTCGCCGTGGCCTTCCTCCCGGGGCTCGCCGTCGCCACGGAGCACATGGTCGGCGACGACAAGGGCTGGACCCTCAACTTCAACTACACGGCCTGGGCCGAGACCAAGCAGTTCGTTGCCGGCGACACGCTAG TGTTCAAGTACAACAGCCCCGCCCACAATCTGGTGGAGGTGGGCGGGCCGGACTTCCTCTCGTGCACCAAGCCGGCCAACGCCGTCGTCTTGACCACCGGCGAGGACCGGGTCACGCTCGACAAGGCCGGACGCAAGTGGTTCTTCTGCGCCGTCAGCCAGCACTGCCAGAACGGCATGAAGCTCAAGATCACCATCCTCGAGACCGCTCCGCCGACTCCCCAGCCAGCCCCGACCAACCCTGCTGGCAAGCTGCAGGTGCGGTTCGGTGAGGCAGCGGCCGCGGTCACTGCGCTCGCCATGGCCGTGCTCGTGCTCTAG